The Leptospira paudalimensis region CGAAGGATGGATTGGCATTTAATCCTAACTACTTTTCCATCTTTTTTCTGAGTTAAAATTGGATGGTTTTCTAAACTAACAGTACCTGCAACTTTATCATAAACACCTTTAGTTGCAGTAAGTGTCACTCCATTCTGAAAGTCTTCTACGATCACTTGGCCTTTTAGGTTTCCTATGAGCGCCTCTTCTCCAATGATTTCAATTTCCTTGGCACTGAGTTTGATGGACTTATGCATGATATAAGCACCACCACCTAAGATAAATACTTTGACTGGAAACCCATTCAAAACCCTTTCTTCTTGAGTGAGACTACTTCCTCCCCAAATGATCGGGATTTTGTCTTTTTTCGATTTTTTATCTTCGTTCTTTAGAATTGTCTCATCTGCTTTAAAAAAATCATCGTTCCCATACAAAATAGGAATCGGTGATGTTTTTAATTGTAAAACAAATCCAAAGAATATAGATAGGACAACCAATTGCCTCATGGTTTTTCCTTCAGTGGATTGGATCCACCGACAGTAACTGCCTTTGGTTGGATGATTGTGAATTTATTTAAACTTTTATCAGCCCGTAATCCTTTTCCACGAATGGTTGTTCCGTCAGAATAAACAAGGACATCCGCTTCAGAAGCGAGAGTTTTTTCTTCTAAATTATAGGTAAGAGATTCTGATTCGATAAATTTTCCATCATTCGTTCTTAGGCGAACCTTTCCTTCTAAAACAACAGTTTTAGTTTGGTGGTTGATCTCACCTCGATTCCCAGTCATCAGAGACGTAACTTTTCCTTTTTCAAACTGATTGAATTCAAATCCATACACGATGGTTTTGTTTTCTTTAGGAAAAATATACGATTCCGCTCCCTTTAGTTTCCATTCCAATTCGCCAGATTCTTTGTAGGAAGCACGGCTAAAGTTTCTCATCGAAACCATGGATCCAGATTCCTTTTCAACTTCGATGCGAAGGTATTCCTTGTCTTTACATGTTGTAAAAACCAAGAGGAAACACAATGTCCATACCTTCGTTTTCATTGGAAAGAGACTAGACCTCTAAGAATTTCGTTTTTACCAAACGATCCAATTCTAACAATTGAGTGAGTAAAACCTTTGCTTTTGCCAAAGGAAATTGGGTTGTTGCATCCGATAAAGCTTTTTCAGGATCAGGGTGTACTTCCATAAAAAGTCCCTCCACACCAACAGAAACCGCACCACGCATCATATGAGGGATGAACTCTCGTAAACCACCTGTTATGTTTCCAGCAGCACCAGGTAACTGTGCGGAATGGGTACCATCAAATACAATGGGAATTCCATGTTTATGCATCATGGGAATGCCTCGTAAATCAAACACTAGGTTTCCATACCCGAAACTCGCACCACGTTCGGTGACCATGTACTTTTCAGATCCAGACTCTTGGATTTTGGTTTTGATATGCCTTGTGTCATCAGGTGCCATAAACTGACCTTTTTTCACATTCACCCACTTTCCAGTTTCGGCAGCTTTGGCAATAAGGTCTGTTTGGCGGCTAAGAAAAGCCGGAATTTGAAAGATATCCACTGTGTCCTTTAAAGGATCTACTTGTATGGTTTCATGGATGTCTGTTAATACAGGTACATTGTATTTATGTTTGATGAACTCGAGGAGTTTGCGTCCTTCTTCCAATCCTGGACCTCGATAGGAATTGATGGAAGAACGATTGGCTTTGTCAAAAGAAGATTTAAAAATATAAACAATCCCTAACTCATCACAGATGGCTTTCATTTCACCACAAACACGATCAAGTAAGTCTTTGTTCTCCATCACACAAGGCCCGGAGATTAAAAAAAACGGCTGACGTCCTCCGATTTTTTTTCCAAAAAATTCTCTTTCTTCAATTAAATCGTACATCTTAATCCTCCGATTTTTTCGCTAATTTCGATGCAGCCTTAATAAAACCTGCAAAGAGTGGATGTGGATCTGTTGGTTTCGATTGGAATTCTGGATGGAATTGAACTCCAATGAACCAAGGATGATTTGGAATTTCGACAATTTCCACCAAACTACCATCAGGTGAAAAACCAGATAAATTCATTCCTTTTTTCTCAAAATCATCCTTAAATCGAAGTGTAAATTCAAAGCGGTGTCTGTGACGTTCTGAAATTCGATCAGCTTTGTATTCACTATAAGCAAGTGTTCCCTTTTTGACAACACATGGATAAGCACCAAGGCGCATAGTTCCACCCATACGTTCGATTTCTTTTTGTTCTTCTATCATTGAAATCACAGGGTATTCAACATTTGGTTTGAATTCAGTTGAATTGGCATCTTTGAATCCTAAAACATGGCGCGCAAATTCAATCACTGCACATTGCATTCCTAAACAAATTCCAAAAAATGGAATCTGTTTGGTTCTCGCATATTGAATGGCAGCAATTTTTCCTTCGATCCCACGTTCTCCAAACCCACCTGGAACGAGAATTCCATGAACACCTTTTAAGAGTTCTTTAGTATTCTTAGAATCAATATCTTCAGGATTAATTTTGACAACTTCTACTTCTACATCATTGGCAATTCCACCATGAGCCAAGGATTCGTAAACAGATCGATACGCATCTTGTAAGGAAATGTATTTTCCAATTAACGCCACTTTTACGGTCTTTTTTGTATTACGAATTTTCTTAACCATGTTTTCCCACTGGGAAAAATTCAGTTTTCTTAAATCCATACCAAGTGCATTCAGTACAACCTCATCCAATTTATCTTCTCGATACATCAGAGGAATTTCATAAATGGATGTTGTGATATCGACAGCTGAAATTACATTTTGTTCTTTCACATTACAAAAGAGAGAGATCTTATTTTTCATCTCCTTTGACATTGGTTTATTGATCCTGCAGATTAATACATCTGGTTGGATCCCTAGTGCTAATAACTCTTTTACTGAGTGTTGGGTTGGTTTTGTCTTGGCTTCACCAGCTGCTGTAATTGTTGGGACAAGCGTTAGGTGGAGGAATAATACCTGGTTACTACCATGTTCATATCGCATTTGGCGAATTGCTTCCAAAAATGGAATGGATTCAATATCTCCAACTGTCCCTCCAATTTCCACAATTACAAAATCTGTTTCTTGGTCACGTGTTAGGTTATATATACGATTTCGAATCTCATTTGTAATATGTGGTACAACTTGTACGGTTCTTCCAAGGTAATCCCCTTTCCGTTCCCGTTCGATGACAGCATGGTAAATTTGCCCGGTTGATACAGAATTTTTACGGGAAAATTTTGACTTGGTGAACCGTTCATAATAACCTAAATCTAAATCCGTCTCGGCTCCATCTTCGGTCACATACACTTCCCCATGT contains the following coding sequences:
- the lptC gene encoding LPS export ABC transporter periplasmic protein LptC, whose product is MKTKVWTLCFLLVFTTCKDKEYLRIEVEKESGSMVSMRNFSRASYKESGELEWKLKGAESYIFPKENKTIVYGFEFNQFEKGKVTSLMTGNRGEINHQTKTVVLEGKVRLRTNDGKFIESESLTYNLEEKTLASEADVLVYSDGTTIRGKGLRADKSLNKFTIIQPKAVTVGGSNPLKEKP
- the kdsA gene encoding 3-deoxy-8-phosphooctulonate synthase; translated protein: MYDLIEEREFFGKKIGGRQPFFLISGPCVMENKDLLDRVCGEMKAICDELGIVYIFKSSFDKANRSSINSYRGPGLEEGRKLLEFIKHKYNVPVLTDIHETIQVDPLKDTVDIFQIPAFLSRQTDLIAKAAETGKWVNVKKGQFMAPDDTRHIKTKIQESGSEKYMVTERGASFGYGNLVFDLRGIPMMHKHGIPIVFDGTHSAQLPGAAGNITGGLREFIPHMMRGAVSVGVEGLFMEVHPDPEKALSDATTQFPLAKAKVLLTQLLELDRLVKTKFLEV
- a CDS encoding CTP synthase; its protein translation is MSKTRYIFITGGVSSSLGKGVTVAALGCLLEARGYTVSLQKMDPYINIDPGTMSPYQHGEVYVTEDGAETDLDLGYYERFTKSKFSRKNSVSTGQIYHAVIERERKGDYLGRTVQVVPHITNEIRNRIYNLTRDQETDFVIVEIGGTVGDIESIPFLEAIRQMRYEHGSNQVLFLHLTLVPTITAAGEAKTKPTQHSVKELLALGIQPDVLICRINKPMSKEMKNKISLFCNVKEQNVISAVDITTSIYEIPLMYREDKLDEVVLNALGMDLRKLNFSQWENMVKKIRNTKKTVKVALIGKYISLQDAYRSVYESLAHGGIANDVEVEVVKINPEDIDSKNTKELLKGVHGILVPGGFGERGIEGKIAAIQYARTKQIPFFGICLGMQCAVIEFARHVLGFKDANSTEFKPNVEYPVISMIEEQKEIERMGGTMRLGAYPCVVKKGTLAYSEYKADRISERHRHRFEFTLRFKDDFEKKGMNLSGFSPDGSLVEIVEIPNHPWFIGVQFHPEFQSKPTDPHPLFAGFIKAASKLAKKSED